One window of the Mycobacterium haemophilum DSM 44634 genome contains the following:
- a CDS encoding NEW3 domain-containing protein, whose amino-acid sequence MQVASAESTELFVGPPEVPVQLARITVTGCTEPTPIRIDGDGLHGEAMALGAQAGDEVVEVPVRVVHPVVGQRRVARAHADGVSNTFEFTIAEPGWTMFMISHFHYDPVWWNTQGGYTSRWTEDPPGRARQVNGFALVQAHLELARREPEYKFVLAEVDYLKPYWDMHPQDRADLRRFLAEGRVEVLGGTYNEPNTNLIGPETTIRNLVHGIGFQRDVLGANPATAWQLDVFGHNPQFPGMAADAGLTSSSWARGPHHQWGPAQGGSHGSPGRGVDRMQFCSEFEWIAPSGRGLLTHYMPAHYSAGWWMDSSTSLTEAEDATYALFDQLKKVALTRNVLLPVGTDYTPPNKWVTAIHRDWGARYTWPRFVCGLPREFFAAVRTELAERGCAPSPQTRDMNPIYTGKDVSYIDAKQANRAAENAVLHAERFAVFAALLAGADYPQAALAKAWVQLAYGAHHDAITGSESDQVYLDLLTGWRDAWELGRAARDNSLELLSSAVEVPQNSVVVWNPLTQQRTDIVTARCDPPLGAGVRVFDADGAELPAHVEHGGRSISWLARDVPSLGWRAYRLVPAAEPTGWEAVPGLDIWEIANEHYRLAVDPARGGAVSSLVELVHDGHQLIADERVGNELVVYQEYPSHPTQGEGPWHLLPAGPMACSSESSARVQAYHGPLGQRLVVHGRIGAVLRYTQTLTLWRGVARVDCRTTIDEFTGVDLLVRLRWACAVPGAMPVSEVGDAVVGRGFALLHPLSGGPRSVDTAQHPWTLDNPAYSWFGLSSAVRVRVGSTAMRAVSVAEVVSPAETISGPLARELMIALVRQGVTATCSSADKPRYGDLDVDSNLPDVRIALGGPTRNPFTRAVLAEADPAYRAELDRQLAETGRARVWVPAATPLAQVWEPGADLRGVQTLPVLVLAGSDDDGLSAEIASVADDLADAEILVTQADQQAPPDMDPFDDRTVALFNRGVPSFAVDPQGTLHTALMRSCSGWPSGVWIDEPRRTAPDGSNFQLQHWTHVFDYALACGAGDWRRAEIPARSAQFSHPLLAVSATRRRGRLAPVGSLLHVDPPQSVQLGALKAAGNPLAGGSAQPVDPGAVAVRLVETTGASTRVAIGSELGTVRALQLADLLEKPLHQLKHRTRAVDLHGYQVATVLARLEMPRVLTEAPDLAPQAETAQPLYARYWLHNRGPAPLGGLPAVAYLHPQSLPAEPGSDVVLRLTAASDCTDVALDGTVAVLCPQGWAATPAQLPFTLGSGEHQGADVALRIPAGARPGRYPIRAQLRVSGDRIPAAWGQVVEDVCVVELGVGSNEELAYLVDGPADVALAAGESARLVVTVGTHARADLAVEAHLISPWGTWEWIGPAAVGAILPADSTVEVGFDVTPPAWLEPGQWWALVRVGCAGRLIYSPAVQVTVT is encoded by the coding sequence ATGCAAGTGGCTTCGGCCGAGTCGACCGAACTGTTTGTTGGTCCGCCGGAGGTGCCAGTGCAGCTGGCACGCATCACCGTCACCGGGTGCACCGAGCCCACGCCAATCCGCATTGATGGTGACGGCCTGCACGGCGAGGCGATGGCCTTGGGGGCACAGGCCGGCGACGAGGTCGTCGAGGTTCCGGTCAGGGTTGTTCACCCGGTGGTCGGCCAGCGACGGGTTGCGCGGGCGCATGCCGACGGCGTCAGCAACACGTTCGAGTTCACCATCGCCGAGCCCGGGTGGACGATGTTCATGATCAGCCACTTCCACTACGACCCGGTGTGGTGGAACACGCAGGGCGGCTACACCAGCCGGTGGACCGAAGATCCGCCGGGTCGGGCCCGGCAGGTGAACGGCTTCGCGCTGGTGCAGGCGCATCTGGAGCTGGCCCGTCGGGAGCCGGAGTACAAGTTTGTGCTGGCTGAAGTGGATTACCTCAAGCCGTACTGGGACATGCATCCGCAGGACCGTGCCGACCTGCGCCGGTTTCTCGCCGAGGGCCGCGTCGAAGTGCTGGGCGGCACCTATAACGAACCCAATACCAACCTCATCGGTCCGGAGACGACCATTCGAAACCTGGTGCACGGCATAGGTTTTCAGCGTGACGTGTTGGGTGCTAACCCGGCCACCGCGTGGCAGCTCGACGTGTTCGGTCATAACCCGCAATTCCCCGGGATGGCCGCTGACGCCGGTCTGACGTCGAGTTCCTGGGCCCGAGGACCCCACCACCAATGGGGCCCGGCTCAAGGTGGCTCGCACGGCTCCCCAGGCCGTGGGGTCGACCGCATGCAGTTCTGCAGTGAGTTCGAGTGGATCGCGCCGTCGGGGCGAGGTTTGCTCACCCATTACATGCCGGCGCACTATTCGGCGGGCTGGTGGATGGACTCCTCGACCTCGTTGACCGAGGCCGAGGACGCCACCTATGCGCTGTTCGACCAGCTGAAGAAGGTCGCATTGACCCGCAACGTGTTGCTGCCAGTCGGTACCGACTACACGCCGCCGAACAAGTGGGTCACCGCAATCCACCGCGACTGGGGTGCGCGCTACACCTGGCCGCGGTTCGTGTGCGGGCTGCCGCGGGAGTTCTTCGCGGCGGTGCGCACCGAACTCGCCGAGCGCGGGTGTGCGCCGTCGCCGCAAACCCGGGACATGAACCCGATCTACACCGGCAAGGATGTGTCCTACATCGACGCCAAACAAGCCAACCGGGCCGCCGAGAACGCCGTCCTGCACGCCGAACGCTTCGCGGTGTTCGCCGCGCTGCTGGCCGGCGCCGACTATCCGCAGGCGGCGTTGGCTAAGGCGTGGGTGCAGTTGGCCTACGGCGCGCACCACGACGCCATCACCGGGTCGGAGTCCGATCAGGTCTACCTAGACCTGCTGACCGGCTGGCGTGACGCGTGGGAGCTGGGCCGCGCGGCCCGCGACAACTCCCTGGAACTGCTGTCCAGCGCGGTCGAGGTTCCGCAGAACTCCGTGGTGGTGTGGAACCCATTGACCCAGCAGCGCACCGACATCGTCACCGCCCGGTGCGATCCGCCGCTCGGCGCGGGGGTGCGCGTGTTCGACGCGGACGGTGCCGAACTGCCCGCACATGTCGAGCACGGCGGCAGGTCGATCAGCTGGCTGGCGCGCGACGTGCCCTCGCTGGGCTGGCGGGCCTATCGGCTGGTCCCCGCTGCCGAGCCGACAGGCTGGGAAGCGGTGCCGGGCTTGGATATTTGGGAGATTGCCAACGAGCATTACCGGCTGGCGGTTGACCCCGCGCGTGGTGGCGCGGTGTCTTCTCTGGTTGAGCTGGTTCATGATGGGCACCAGCTGATCGCGGACGAGCGGGTGGGCAACGAGCTGGTCGTCTACCAGGAATACCCGTCACATCCGACGCAGGGCGAAGGCCCGTGGCACCTGTTGCCCGCGGGGCCGATGGCCTGCTCATCGGAATCGTCCGCGCGGGTGCAGGCCTACCACGGGCCGTTGGGGCAGCGGCTGGTCGTGCATGGCCGGATCGGCGCGGTACTGCGCTACACCCAAACGCTTACCCTGTGGCGCGGCGTCGCCCGCGTGGACTGCCGCACCACCATCGACGAGTTCACCGGGGTCGACCTCCTGGTGCGACTGCGCTGGGCGTGTGCGGTGCCAGGCGCGATGCCGGTCAGTGAGGTGGGGGACGCTGTCGTCGGGCGCGGATTCGCGTTGCTACACCCGCTTTCTGGGGGACCCCGCTCGGTGGATACCGCCCAGCACCCGTGGACGCTGGATAACCCGGCCTACAGCTGGTTCGGCCTGTCTTCGGCGGTACGGGTCCGGGTCGGAAGTACGGCCATGCGGGCGGTATCGGTGGCCGAGGTGGTGTCGCCGGCCGAGACGATATCTGGCCCACTGGCGCGCGAGCTGATGATCGCGTTGGTCCGCCAGGGTGTCACGGCCACCTGCAGCAGTGCCGATAAGCCGCGCTACGGCGACCTCGACGTCGACTCGAATCTGCCCGACGTACGGATTGCGCTGGGCGGGCCCACCCGCAACCCTTTCACCAGGGCTGTACTCGCTGAGGCCGACCCGGCGTACCGCGCCGAACTCGACCGGCAGCTGGCCGAGACGGGCCGGGCCCGCGTGTGGGTGCCCGCCGCGACGCCGTTGGCACAGGTGTGGGAACCTGGCGCCGACCTGCGTGGCGTCCAGACGCTGCCGGTGCTGGTGCTCGCCGGCTCCGACGACGACGGCCTGAGCGCCGAGATCGCCTCGGTCGCCGACGATCTCGCCGACGCTGAGATCCTGGTTACGCAAGCTGACCAGCAGGCTCCACCGGACATGGACCCCTTCGACGACCGCACCGTCGCGCTCTTCAACCGCGGGGTGCCGAGCTTCGCCGTCGACCCGCAGGGCACCCTGCACACCGCATTAATGCGTTCCTGCAGCGGCTGGCCCTCCGGCGTCTGGATCGACGAACCGCGCCGCACCGCCCCGGACGGGTCAAACTTCCAACTCCAACATTGGACCCACGTCTTCGACTACGCGCTGGCCTGCGGCGCCGGCGACTGGCGGCGCGCCGAGATCCCGGCGCGCAGCGCGCAGTTCTCCCACCCGCTGCTCGCCGTGTCGGCGACACGGCGACGGGGCCGGCTGGCACCGGTCGGCTCGCTGCTGCACGTCGACCCGCCCCAGTCGGTGCAGCTGGGCGCCCTCAAAGCGGCGGGCAACCCGCTGGCCGGCGGCAGTGCCCAGCCGGTCGACCCCGGGGCGGTGGCGGTGCGGCTGGTGGAAACGACCGGGGCCAGCACCCGCGTCGCTATCGGCTCGGAGCTCGGGACGGTACGCGCGCTCCAGCTGGCCGACCTGCTGGAGAAACCGCTGCACCAACTGAAACACCGCACCCGTGCGGTCGACCTGCACGGCTACCAGGTTGCCACCGTGCTGGCCCGGCTCGAGATGCCCAGGGTGCTCACAGAGGCGCCCGATCTGGCCCCGCAGGCCGAGACTGCTCAGCCGCTCTACGCGCGTTATTGGCTGCACAATCGCGGGCCCGCACCGCTGGGCGGGCTGCCGGCCGTCGCCTACCTGCACCCGCAGTCGCTGCCGGCCGAGCCAGGCAGCGACGTGGTGCTGCGGCTCACCGCGGCCAGCGACTGCACCGATGTCGCGTTGGACGGCACGGTGGCAGTGCTATGTCCGCAGGGTTGGGCGGCCACACCTGCGCAGCTGCCGTTCACGCTGGGTAGCGGCGAGCACCAGGGGGCTGACGTTGCGCTGAGGATTCCGGCCGGCGCACGACCGGGGCGCTATCCGATACGGGCCCAGCTGCGCGTCAGCGGGGATCGAATCCCGGCCGCCTGGGGTCAGGTCGTCGAGGACGTGTGCGTGGTGGAGCTTGGTGTAGGCAGCAACGAGGAGCTGGCGTACCTGGTTGACGGGCCCGCCGACGTCGCTCTCGCGGCCGGCGAGTCGGCCCGGCTGGTTGTCACGGTCGGCACCCATGCCCGGGCCGACTTGGCGGTGGAGGCGCATCTGATCAGCCCCTGGGGCACCTGGGAGTGGATCGGCCCGGCCGCGGTCGGCGCCATCTTGCCCGCCGACAGCACCGTTGAGGTCGGCTTCGACGTGACCCCGCCGGCGTGGCTGGAACCCGGTCAGTGGTGGGCCCTGGTCCGGGTCGGCTGCGCCGGCCGGCTGATCTACTCCCCGGCGGTGCAGGTGACCGTGACATGA
- a CDS encoding ROK family protein, with amino-acid sequence MLTLCLDIGGTKIAAGLADPGGVLVHTATRRTPADGGATQVWAAVAAMIADMVRAADGAVSAVGIASAGPIDLPSGTVSPINIGCWRGFPLRDKVAAAVPGVPVQLGGDGVCMALGEHWRGAGRGARFLLGMVVSTGVGGGLVLDGAPYAGRTGNAGHVGHVVVEPYGRRCTCGGRGCVETIAAGPSLARWARANGWSAAPGAGARELADAAAAGNEVAVRAFHRGAAALARTIASVAAVCDLDLVVLGGGVAKSGRLLFDPLRAALADYARLDFVAGLQVVPAELGGEAGLVGAARLAGLRERFG; translated from the coding sequence ATGCTCACACTCTGCCTCGACATTGGCGGCACGAAGATCGCCGCCGGTCTGGCCGACCCCGGTGGCGTGTTGGTACACACCGCCACCCGTCGTACCCCGGCTGATGGCGGAGCGACACAGGTCTGGGCCGCGGTCGCCGCCATGATCGCCGACATGGTGCGCGCGGCCGACGGTGCGGTGTCCGCGGTGGGTATCGCTTCGGCCGGCCCCATCGACCTACCCAGCGGAACCGTCAGCCCGATCAACATTGGTTGCTGGCGCGGCTTCCCGCTGCGCGACAAGGTCGCCGCGGCGGTGCCTGGCGTTCCAGTACAGCTCGGCGGCGACGGCGTGTGCATGGCGCTCGGTGAGCACTGGCGCGGAGCCGGACGGGGCGCACGCTTCCTGCTGGGCATGGTGGTGTCCACCGGCGTCGGTGGCGGCTTGGTGCTCGACGGTGCTCCCTATGCCGGCCGCACCGGCAATGCTGGTCACGTCGGTCACGTCGTGGTCGAACCCTATGGCCGCCGATGCACATGCGGTGGCCGCGGCTGCGTCGAGACCATCGCTGCCGGCCCGTCGTTGGCGCGGTGGGCTCGCGCCAACGGCTGGTCTGCGGCCCCCGGCGCCGGCGCCAGGGAGCTGGCCGATGCGGCGGCGGCCGGGAATGAGGTGGCGGTGCGGGCGTTCCACCGCGGCGCCGCCGCGCTAGCCAGAACGATCGCCTCGGTGGCGGCGGTGTGCGATCTAGACCTCGTCGTGCTCGGCGGCGGCGTCGCTAAATCCGGTCGGTTGCTGTTCGACCCGCTGCGCGCGGCGTTGGCCGACTACGCCCGGCTGGATTTCGTGGCTGGGTTGCAGGTGGTGCCGGCCGAGCTCGGTGGCGAGGCCGGTCTGGTCGGTGCCGCCAG